The Corynebacterium vitaeruminis DSM 20294 genome window below encodes:
- a CDS encoding DUF3117 domain-containing protein has translation MAAMKPRTGNGPMEAVIESRKIVMRIPTDGGGRLVIELNKEEAAELGALLTEVSQ, from the coding sequence ATGGCAGCAATGAAGCCCCGCACAGGAAACGGTCCGATGGAAGCGGTCATTGAGTCCCGAAAGATCGTCATGCGCATTCCTACCGACGGCGGCGGAAGGCTCGTCATCGAGCTCAACAAGGAAGAGGCCGCGGAGCTCGGGGCGCTGCTCACCGAGGTGTCGCAGTAG
- the folP gene encoding dihydropteroate synthase: MTSSAFLGDDGLAIVMAIINTTPDSFYDKGATAKFDDALARAEKVIAQGARIVDIGGVKAGPGDFVSPAEEIDRVVPLIAAVHERFPGVTISVDTWRSEVADRAIAAGATLVNDTWAGHDHELSAVAGQHRAGYVCSHTGGVIPRTRPYRVHFDDVVQSVIEETTAQAELAVSRGVPEEMIFIDPTHDFGKNTFHGLELLRRIDEIVATGWPVLMALSNKDFVGETLGREVSERVAGTLAATAWSGQHGVAAFRAHEVQETVDVIRMTGAIMGKVAPLDTTRGLA; this comes from the coding sequence ATGACCTCCTCAGCCTTCCTCGGCGACGACGGCCTTGCCATCGTCATGGCCATCATCAACACCACCCCGGACTCCTTCTACGACAAGGGCGCCACCGCGAAGTTCGACGACGCGCTGGCCCGCGCGGAGAAGGTCATCGCCCAGGGCGCGCGCATCGTCGACATCGGCGGCGTCAAGGCCGGTCCTGGCGACTTCGTCTCGCCCGCGGAGGAGATCGACCGCGTCGTGCCGCTCATCGCCGCCGTCCACGAGCGCTTCCCCGGGGTGACCATCTCGGTGGATACCTGGCGCAGCGAGGTCGCCGACCGCGCCATCGCCGCCGGAGCCACGCTCGTCAACGACACCTGGGCCGGGCACGACCACGAGCTCTCCGCCGTCGCCGGGCAGCACCGGGCGGGCTACGTCTGCTCGCACACCGGCGGGGTGATCCCGCGCACCCGCCCCTACCGCGTCCACTTCGACGACGTGGTGCAATCCGTCATCGAGGAGACCACCGCGCAGGCCGAGCTCGCGGTGAGCCGAGGCGTGCCCGAGGAGATGATCTTCATCGACCCCACCCACGACTTCGGCAAGAACACCTTCCATGGCCTCGAGCTGCTGCGCCGCATCGACGAGATCGTCGCCACCGGCTGGCCGGTGCTCATGGCCCTATCGAACAAGGACTTCGTCGGCGAGACCCTCGGCCGCGAGGTGAGCGAGCGCGTCGCCGGGACGCTGGCCGCCACCGCGTGGTCCGGCCAGCACGGGGTCGCGGCCTTCCGCGCCCACGAGGTGCAAGAAACCGTCGACGTCATCCGCATGACCGGTGCGATCATGGGTAAGGTCGCGCCGCTTGACACCACTCGCGGGCTCGCATGA
- a CDS encoding glucosyl-3-phosphoglycerate synthase: MTGPSVSVVIPALNEEDTVAEVVASVRAGSQAVAEILVIDADSTDETAARASAAGARVLNWREILPQVPTRPGKGESLWRGVAAARGEVVVFIDADLRHPDPSIVERLVAPFDNERVALVKASYRRGFEGRPTGGGRVTELTAKPLLAALYPELARLDQPLAGEYAIRREVASRLPFVGGYGVEVGLLIDVYLTAGMGAITQVPLPDKAHRNRPLEELRPMAEVIAATILGRAGVASALAIQQRPPLAEVR, from the coding sequence ATGACCGGCCCCAGCGTGTCGGTGGTCATCCCGGCGCTCAACGAGGAGGACACGGTCGCCGAGGTGGTCGCCTCCGTGCGCGCAGGGTCGCAGGCGGTGGCGGAGATCCTCGTCATCGACGCCGACTCCACCGACGAGACCGCCGCCCGCGCGAGCGCCGCGGGGGCGAGAGTGCTGAACTGGCGCGAGATCCTCCCGCAGGTTCCCACGCGCCCGGGCAAAGGCGAGTCGCTCTGGCGCGGGGTGGCCGCGGCGAGGGGAGAGGTGGTCGTGTTCATCGACGCGGACCTGCGCCACCCCGATCCCTCGATCGTCGAGCGGCTGGTGGCTCCCTTTGACAACGAGCGCGTGGCGCTCGTCAAGGCGAGCTACCGCCGCGGCTTCGAGGGGCGTCCCACCGGCGGCGGCCGGGTCACGGAGCTGACGGCGAAGCCCCTGCTCGCGGCGCTGTACCCGGAGCTCGCGCGCCTCGATCAGCCGCTTGCGGGCGAGTACGCCATTCGCCGTGAGGTGGCCAGTCGCCTGCCGTTCGTGGGCGGTTACGGCGTCGAGGTGGGTTTGCTTATCGACGTCTACCTCACGGCGGGCATGGGCGCCATCACCCAGGTGCCGCTGCCCGACAAGGCCCACCGCAACCGACCCTTAGAGGAGCTGCGCCCCATGGCGGAGGTCATCGCGGCCACCATCCTAGGCAGGGCGGGGGTCGCGTCCGCGCTGGCCATCCAGCAGCGCCCGCCGCTTGCTGAGGTACGGTAG
- a CDS encoding DivIVA domain-containing protein has protein sequence MISWILLIIVLAALIVLLTLAFATAFGRGEQTPELPETAELNEENIEALAAGNLDDVRFDVSVRGYNQAQVDAVVEYLFAELRRARAGADREQ, from the coding sequence ATGATCTCGTGGATCCTGCTCATCATCGTGCTCGCCGCGCTCATCGTGCTGCTCACCCTGGCGTTCGCCACCGCCTTCGGCCGCGGGGAGCAGACCCCCGAGCTGCCGGAGACCGCCGAGCTCAACGAGGAGAACATCGAGGCCCTGGCCGCCGGAAACCTGGATGACGTCCGCTTCGACGTGAGCGTGCGCGGGTATAACCAGGCGCAGGTCGATGCCGTGGTGGAGTACCTGTTCGCGGAGCTGCGCCGGGCGCGGGCGGGCGCGGACCGCGAGCAATAG